Proteins encoded in a region of the Marinococcus sp. PL1-022 genome:
- the acpP gene encoding acyl carrier protein, whose protein sequence is MADTLERVKKIVADHLGVDEANVNKDATFKEDLGADSLDVVELVMELEDEFDLEISDEEAEKIQTVGDVINYIEKQ, encoded by the coding sequence ATGGCAGACACGTTGGAACGTGTGAAAAAAATCGTTGCAGACCACCTCGGAGTGGATGAGGCGAACGTCAATAAAGACGCGACCTTTAAGGAAGATCTCGGCGCGGATTCTCTGGATGTAGTAGAATTAGTCATGGAGCTGGAAGATGAATTTGATCTGGAAATTTCTGATGAAGAAGCAGAAAAAATTCAGACAGTCGGTGATGTAATCAATTACATAGAGAAGCAGTAA